A genomic segment from Kyrpidia tusciae DSM 2912 encodes:
- the fliB gene encoding flagellin lysine-N-methylase: MKVSPALVPQYLRTFSCIGPNCEDTCCKGWTVSIDETTFIKYKRVRDPVLTRLFEKHIQRVRSNRSPDNFGKIKMDREGLCPFLSEDKWCKVQLQLGEDFLSDTCATYPRAIHKVNGVLERSATLSCPEVARLALLRPEPMEFDLLEEPEDTRQAARLVLNAADPSNAAKPAKYFWELRVFTIQVLQNRTYALADRLLWLGLFYRKADELARTGQADGIPALIGSYLHWMEQGDLHEHLNAIPAQSPIQMKLLKELVDIRFSLGISSQRYLQCLAECLHGLQYTAEEPVENIAARYEKAYAHFYAPFMEEHGYILENYLVNFVFKNLFPCSGRPSLFDDYVLMVLHYALIKMHLIGMAAFHQGLTPDLTVRLIQSFSRTVEHNQIYLRRIEGLLKDNGYATLPYMAILIRN; this comes from the coding sequence GTGAAGGTGAGCCCGGCTCTCGTACCCCAGTATCTGCGAACGTTTTCCTGCATCGGTCCGAACTGCGAAGACACGTGTTGTAAAGGATGGACTGTCTCTATTGATGAGACGACCTTCATAAAATATAAGCGTGTGCGCGATCCCGTGTTGACCCGTCTCTTTGAGAAGCACATCCAACGGGTGAGATCGAACCGCAGTCCGGACAACTTCGGAAAAATAAAAATGGATCGCGAAGGGTTGTGTCCTTTTTTGTCTGAAGACAAATGGTGCAAGGTCCAGCTTCAATTGGGAGAGGATTTCTTGTCAGATACGTGCGCGACATACCCCAGGGCTATCCACAAGGTCAACGGCGTACTGGAGAGGTCTGCGACATTGTCGTGTCCGGAAGTTGCCCGGCTGGCGCTGTTGCGCCCGGAGCCTATGGAGTTTGACCTGTTGGAGGAACCGGAGGATACCAGACAGGCGGCCCGTCTGGTACTGAATGCGGCGGATCCGTCCAATGCGGCCAAACCCGCAAAATATTTTTGGGAGTTGCGGGTTTTCACCATTCAGGTCCTGCAAAACCGCACCTATGCTCTCGCGGATCGCCTGCTTTGGTTGGGATTGTTTTACCGGAAGGCGGACGAGTTGGCCCGAACGGGACAGGCGGACGGCATCCCGGCTTTGATCGGTTCCTACCTGCACTGGATGGAGCAGGGAGATCTTCACGAGCATCTGAATGCCATTCCCGCGCAATCTCCCATCCAAATGAAGTTGCTCAAGGAACTGGTGGACATCCGGTTTTCTCTGGGCATTTCCAGTCAGCGCTACCTGCAGTGTCTGGCCGAGTGCCTGCACGGTCTTCAGTACACGGCGGAAGAGCCGGTGGAAAACATCGCTGCACGCTACGAGAAGGCCTATGCTCACTTCTACGCACCGTTCATGGAAGAACACGGATACATCCTTGAAAACTATCTGGTCAACTTTGTCTTCAAGAACCTATTCCCGTGCAGCGGCCGTCCATCCCTCTTTGACGACTATGTGCTGATGGTTCTCCATTACGCTCTGATCAAAATGCACCTCATCGGCATGGCGGCCTTCCACCAAGGACTGACGCCGGACCTGACCGTTCGGCTCATCCAATCCTTTTCCCGAACCGTCGAACACAACCAGATCTACCTCCGCCGCATCGAGGGCCTCCTGAAGGACAACGGCTACGCCACCTTGCCGTATATGGCGATCTTGATCAGGAATTAG
- the csrA gene encoding carbon storage regulator CsrA gives MLVLSRRAGEAIVIGEDVRVVVLEVRGEVVRLGIDAPRSVAVHREEVFEQIREENRRAAQSRDALDRLLGALNADPPRPGDPGPDNG, from the coding sequence ATGCTGGTCCTCAGCCGGCGCGCCGGGGAAGCCATTGTCATCGGCGAGGACGTGCGGGTGGTGGTGCTGGAAGTCCGAGGGGAGGTGGTGCGCCTCGGGATCGACGCGCCCCGCTCGGTCGCCGTCCACCGGGAGGAAGTGTTTGAGCAGATCCGGGAGGAAAACCGCCGGGCGGCCCAAAGCCGTGACGCTCTGGACCGGCTCTTGGGGGCGTTGAATGCCGATCCCCCTCGCCCGGGGGATCCGGGTCCCGACAATGGATAG
- a CDS encoding HEPN-associated N-terminal domain-containing protein yields the protein MRYTMASSRPGETHVYTPTFYSICTVHRIECHKSEWEHAMNSLGWDSSEGGWQGEVIDTWELLEYTGLIIHEDSHREDILNALGMDTEWCRKDPYGETEDEGLYFDWMYFCEYVKHENRYFFHQVSIESDRSLDARSYAAEILFFLGKIVTELGMIKTVQVGSVFFRGRINDNLQPYTSVTDLGPVPKNKAVSSNRMSATGIPMFYGAEDRETVLAEIATGDEPLDASIGVFRTLRTLRVLDLVEMPKESSLFDPEKRRWRGPIIFLNNFVRDISKPVEKDGKEHLEYVPTQVVAEYFRYAFRLPGGERLDGILYPSTRRPGGKHCVLFLTQKDCTGNLRDPKLGEKALLLASSERMIHCT from the coding sequence ATGCGGTACACAATGGCATCATCAAGGCCTGGTGAGACCCATGTGTACACACCAACCTTTTATTCTATCTGTACTGTGCATAGGATTGAGTGCCACAAATCCGAGTGGGAACATGCGATGAACAGTCTTGGCTGGGACTCCAGTGAAGGAGGCTGGCAAGGAGAAGTTATCGACACATGGGAACTCCTTGAATATACGGGCTTGATCATACATGAGGACTCTCACCGAGAAGACATCCTCAACGCTCTGGGAATGGATACGGAATGGTGTCGCAAAGATCCTTACGGGGAAACGGAGGATGAGGGGCTATATTTCGATTGGATGTATTTTTGTGAGTATGTAAAACATGAAAATCGGTACTTTTTTCATCAGGTTTCAATCGAGAGTGATCGGTCACTGGATGCACGGTCATATGCGGCTGAAATCCTATTTTTTCTTGGTAAAATTGTCACCGAGTTGGGCATGATCAAAACGGTCCAGGTCGGGAGTGTTTTTTTCAGAGGGAGGATAAACGACAACCTCCAGCCCTATACATCGGTTACCGATCTTGGGCCCGTTCCAAAGAACAAGGCTGTTTCGTCCAACCGTATGAGTGCGACGGGTATTCCCATGTTTTACGGCGCGGAGGATCGGGAAACTGTTCTGGCCGAGATTGCTACAGGGGACGAACCCCTGGATGCAAGTATTGGCGTATTCCGTACATTGCGAACCCTCCGCGTGCTGGATCTGGTTGAAATGCCGAAAGAGTCAAGTCTGTTTGACCCCGAGAAACGCAGGTGGCGCGGTCCGATCATATTTTTGAACAATTTTGTCAGGGATATCTCAAAGCCGGTCGAAAAAGACGGTAAAGAACATCTGGAATACGTGCCCACGCAGGTGGTGGCGGAGTATTTTCGGTATGCTTTCAGACTGCCCGGAGGAGAACGGCTTGACGGGATCCTCTATCCGAGCACGCGCAGGCCGGGCGGCAAACATTGCGTCCTCTTTTTAACCCAGAAAGATTGTACCGGCAACCTGAGAGATCCTAAGTTAGGAGAAAAGGCTCTGTTATTGGCGTCTAGTGAAAGGATGATCCACTGTACTTGA
- the fliW gene encoding flagellar assembly protein FliW translates to MIVTTEESGRSGTWPEDVPLIRFEEGIPGFPEVRAFVLQPIPGHERWFRLIGEEGEPAFLVVDPFLIVPDFKIEVPDDLLPGARAEDVMVLAIVRVPEDPLQATVNLRAPLVVDVRQRRGVQWVPVESPHSLRHPLFPRRPEAVGA, encoded by the coding sequence ATGATTGTCACCACAGAGGAATCGGGCCGCAGCGGCACCTGGCCGGAAGATGTGCCGCTGATTCGCTTTGAGGAAGGCATTCCCGGGTTCCCGGAGGTCCGGGCCTTTGTGTTGCAACCGATTCCGGGCCACGAACGATGGTTTCGTCTGATCGGGGAGGAGGGAGAGCCGGCCTTTCTGGTGGTCGATCCCTTTTTGATCGTGCCAGACTTCAAAATCGAGGTGCCCGACGACCTGCTCCCCGGGGCTCGGGCGGAGGACGTGATGGTGCTGGCCATCGTCCGGGTCCCGGAGGATCCTCTGCAGGCGACGGTCAACCTCCGGGCTCCCCTGGTGGTGGATGTGCGGCAGCGCCGGGGAGTGCAGTGGGTGCCGGTCGAGTCCCCCCACAGCCTGCGCCATCCCCTGTTTCCCCGCCGGCCCGAGGCGGTCGGAGCCTGA
- a CDS encoding flagellin N-terminal helical domain-containing protein, with protein MIINHNLSAMNAWRQLSINNTETQKSLEKLSSGYRINRAGDDAAGLAISEKMRGQIRGLDMANRNAQDAISLIQTGEGALNETHSILQRMRELAVQASNDTNTDDDRKALQKEVDQLAKEISRISNTTEFNTKNLLGGGFNGNFQIGANEGQTISLSINALDAKTLGVTADVASRSATVSGAAGNVTLADLADNQFLTEGVYTLTTVANGSNFDILLKDASGNIVASAINQAAGTGGAVTLTDAKGNNVIDIGFSGAISTASAATVTISASGADLSETANTAGLVGVQMTKADSLAPGDYTITYDGTAGSEKFILKDSTGAIVATVNGTATANTIYNFTLTNGDKVSFATGATAPTDGQSSTFTVVKSDYTSGASTAATADANGNITKQAVVVRGIDITTQANATAAITTIDKAINTVSTARSNLGAIQNRLEHTINNLGTAAENLTAAESRIRDVDMAQEMMNFTKNNILQQAATAMLAQANQQPQLVLQLLR; from the coding sequence ATGATTATCAACCACAACTTGTCGGCTATGAACGCGTGGAGGCAACTGTCGATCAACAACACAGAAACCCAAAAGTCTCTGGAAAAACTGTCTTCCGGCTACCGGATCAACCGGGCGGGGGACGACGCGGCGGGTCTGGCGATCTCTGAAAAGATGCGCGGACAGATTCGTGGATTGGATATGGCAAACCGTAATGCTCAAGACGCTATTTCATTGATTCAAACGGGTGAAGGTGCCTTGAATGAGACACATTCCATTCTTCAACGTATGCGTGAGTTAGCTGTTCAGGCTTCTAATGATACCAATACCGATGACGACCGTAAAGCATTACAAAAAGAGGTGGACCAACTCGCAAAAGAAATCTCCCGTATTTCTAATACAACCGAATTTAATACAAAAAACCTGTTGGGGGGTGGATTTAACGGGAATTTCCAAATCGGTGCTAACGAAGGTCAAACCATTTCCTTGTCCATTAATGCACTGGATGCCAAAACTCTGGGTGTGACCGCAGACGTAGCTTCCAGAAGTGCAACAGTTTCCGGAGCGGCAGGTAACGTTACGCTTGCGGATTTGGCAGACAACCAATTTTTAACCGAGGGCGTATATACGTTAACAACAGTAGCTAATGGCAGTAATTTTGATATTTTACTTAAAGACGCTAGCGGCAACATTGTCGCTTCTGCTATCAACCAGGCTGCTGGTACCGGTGGAGCGGTGACGCTGACGGATGCCAAGGGGAACAATGTAATAGACATCGGCTTTAGTGGTGCCATTTCGACCGCATCTGCTGCAACGGTTACGATCAGCGCAAGCGGGGCAGACTTGTCGGAAACTGCTAACACAGCAGGTTTGGTGGGGGTTCAAATGACCAAAGCTGATTCCTTGGCCCCAGGAGACTATACCATTACTTATGATGGAACAGCAGGTTCAGAGAAGTTTATTTTGAAAGATTCTACAGGAGCAATTGTGGCGACTGTTAATGGAACAGCAACAGCAAATACTATCTATAACTTTACTCTAACAAATGGAGACAAAGTGTCTTTTGCTACCGGCGCTACCGCCCCTACTGACGGTCAGTCCTCCACCTTTACGGTTGTCAAGTCCGATTACACGTCCGGTGCTTCCACTGCAGCAACCGCCGATGCTAATGGGAACATTACTAAACAGGCTGTTGTAGTAAGAGGAATTGATATTACAACGCAAGCAAATGCAACAGCAGCTATTACCACTATTGATAAGGCGATAAATACCGTTTCGACAGCTCGCTCGAATTTGGGTGCGATTCAGAACAGACTTGAGCATACTATCAATAACTTGGGGACTGCAGCCGAAAACCTAACTGCAGCCGAATCCCGGATCCGCGACGTTGATATGGCCCAAGAAATGATGAACTTCACAAAGAACAACATCCTTCAACAAGCCGCGACCGCGATGTTGGCCCAGGCGAACCAACAGCCGCAGCTGGTGCTGCAATTGTTGCGGTAA